In the Pseudomonas sp. DTU_2021_1001937_2_SI_NGA_ILE_001 genome, one interval contains:
- a CDS encoding uroporphyrinogen-III synthase — protein sequence MSGWRLLLTRPAQESAAVAQVLAQAGVACSSLPLLETAPLPLSDAQRSLVFDLMTFQAVIVVSKPAARLAVELLDEIWPQPPLQPWFCVGAGTGQILLDYGLIDVSWSTQGDDSEALVEVPALQKAIAIPGSRVLIMRGEGGREWMAEQLREQGVKVEYLSLYRRYLPDYPPGALLQRVRGERLNGLVVSSGQGLEHLLQLAGTSWPELADLPLFVPSPRVAELARAAGARHVVDCRGASSAALLGALQATPVPAQAD from the coding sequence ATGAGCGGCTGGCGTCTGCTGCTGACCCGCCCGGCGCAGGAGTCGGCAGCCGTGGCCCAGGTGCTGGCGCAGGCCGGTGTCGCCTGCAGCAGCCTGCCGCTGCTGGAAACCGCGCCGCTGCCGCTCAGCGATGCGCAGCGGTCGCTGGTGTTCGACCTGATGACCTTCCAGGCGGTGATCGTGGTCAGCAAGCCGGCGGCGCGGCTGGCCGTGGAACTGCTGGATGAAATCTGGCCACAACCGCCGCTGCAACCCTGGTTCTGCGTGGGTGCGGGCACCGGCCAGATCCTGCTCGACTACGGCCTGATCGATGTCAGCTGGTCGACGCAGGGTGATGACAGCGAAGCGCTGGTCGAAGTGCCTGCGTTGCAAAAGGCAATCGCCATACCCGGAAGCCGTGTGTTAATCATGCGCGGTGAGGGTGGCCGCGAATGGATGGCCGAGCAGTTGCGTGAGCAAGGTGTGAAGGTCGAGTACCTGTCGCTGTACCGCCGTTATCTGCCCGACTACCCGCCTGGCGCCTTGCTGCAGCGGGTGAGGGGGGAACGCTTGAACGGCCTGGTGGTCAGCAGTGGGCAGGGTCTGGAGCATCTGCTGCAGCTGGCGGGCACGTCGTGGCCCGAGCTGGCCGACCTGCCGCTGTTCGTGCCAAGCCCCAGGGTCGCCGAGCTGGCGCGTGCCGCTGGCGCCCGTCATGTGGTCGATTGCCGTGGCGCCAGCAGCGCAGCCCTGCTGGGCGCATTGCAGGCGACCCCTGTACCCGCTCAGGCGGACTGA
- a CDS encoding uroporphyrinogen-III C-methyltransferase — translation MSETALPKDEVTLSKTPAATPGPERPGNRASGLAVLALLLGIAGVGVAGWGVWQLRMLQAGHLQQRSQVQDIAEQTLALARSDQQLNARLAQFPPADQIEDSRRLVAQLQGDQQRLSQRLETVLGASRKDWRLAEAEHLLRLASLRLSALQDINSARALVQGADDILREQDDPGAFAAREQLARSLAALHSVQQPDRTGLFLQLAALREQAEQLNALAPEYQDKGESLLGLTSGPHEDSYWSRWWDQISHYVRIDFNADKDIRPVLAGQSLQQVRLALSLALEQAQWAALNGEAEVYKKAVAQARSVLDANFNKDNPQSKALADGLASLADKPVSVVTPDLAQSLSAVQAYLERRHAASQPAQTQRGTSP, via the coding sequence GTGAGCGAAACAGCCTTGCCCAAAGATGAAGTCACGCTGTCTAAGACACCGGCAGCGACGCCTGGCCCCGAACGTCCGGGTAACCGTGCCAGTGGCCTGGCAGTGCTGGCCCTGCTGCTGGGCATCGCCGGTGTGGGTGTGGCCGGCTGGGGGGTATGGCAGTTGCGCATGCTCCAGGCCGGGCACCTGCAGCAGCGCAGCCAGGTCCAGGACATCGCCGAGCAGACGCTGGCGCTGGCCCGCAGCGATCAGCAACTCAACGCCCGGCTGGCGCAGTTCCCGCCGGCCGACCAGATCGAAGACAGCCGTCGCCTGGTAGCCCAGTTGCAAGGCGACCAGCAGCGTCTGAGCCAGCGTCTGGAAACCGTGCTGGGCGCCAGCCGCAAGGACTGGCGCCTGGCCGAGGCCGAACACCTGCTGCGCCTGGCCAGCCTGCGCCTTTCCGCCCTGCAGGACATCAACAGCGCCCGGGCGCTGGTTCAGGGCGCCGACGACATCCTTCGCGAGCAGGACGACCCGGGCGCTTTCGCCGCCCGAGAGCAGCTGGCGCGCAGCCTGGCTGCGTTGCACAGTGTCCAGCAGCCTGACCGTACCGGCCTGTTCCTGCAGTTGGCGGCGCTGCGCGAGCAGGCTGAGCAGCTCAATGCCTTGGCGCCGGAATATCAGGACAAGGGCGAGTCGCTGCTGGGCCTGACCTCCGGCCCTCACGAGGATAGCTACTGGTCGCGCTGGTGGGACCAGATCTCGCATTACGTGCGCATCGACTTCAATGCTGACAAGGACATCCGCCCCGTACTGGCCGGCCAGAGCCTGCAGCAGGTCCGTCTGGCCCTGAGCCTGGCGCTGGAGCAGGCGCAATGGGCGGCATTGAACGGCGAGGCCGAGGTCTACAAGAAGGCCGTGGCCCAGGCGCGTAGCGTGCTGGACGCCAACTTCAACAAGGACAACCCGCAGAGCAAGGCGTTGGCGGACGGCCTGGCCAGCCTGGCCGACAAGCCCGTTTCGGTGGTGACCCCGGATCTGGCGCAGAGTCTGAGCGCCGTGCAAGCCTACCTCGAACGCCGTCATGCGGCTTCGCAGCCGGCCCAGACGCAGCGGGGGACCAGCCCATGA
- a CDS encoding heme biosynthesis protein HemY, with the protein MKRFYVLLFIAIAVAALIGVAMAEHTGYVLISYQSFRFESSLWAALGLLLLVWLLVVVVRGLIGLLTTSGGLVNPWSRRNRRRRVQMAVSQGQMDLAEGRWASAQRHLQRAAEADPQPLLYYLGAARAANEQGRYEECDTLLERALQRQPQAELAIALSHAQLQQDRGDTDGALVTLTAMHERHPHNPQVLRQLQRLHQVRGDWSALIRLMPELRKDKVLPPAELAELERRAWGQNLSLAPWREGEGAQATGLAALDQAWKALSSAQRQEPALVLAYAEQLRRLGAEAQAEEVLRAALKRGYDSHLARLYGLVRGADNSRQLQAAEGWLKAHADDPSLLLTLGRICLQGRLWGKARDYLESSLRLQPNPETCAELARLLAQLGETERSNQLFQQGLGMLDERLLARPLPALSRA; encoded by the coding sequence ATGAAACGCTTCTATGTCCTGCTGTTCATCGCCATTGCCGTGGCCGCGCTGATTGGCGTGGCCATGGCCGAGCACACCGGTTACGTGCTGATTTCCTACCAGAGCTTCCGTTTCGAATCGAGCCTGTGGGCGGCGCTGGGGCTGCTGCTGCTCGTGTGGCTGCTGGTGGTCGTGGTGCGCGGGCTGATCGGCCTGCTGACCACCTCGGGCGGGCTGGTCAATCCATGGTCGCGGCGCAACCGTCGGCGTCGTGTGCAAATGGCCGTCTCCCAGGGGCAGATGGACTTGGCCGAAGGCCGCTGGGCCAGCGCCCAGCGTCATCTGCAGCGTGCTGCCGAGGCCGATCCGCAGCCGCTGCTCTATTACCTCGGCGCGGCCCGGGCTGCCAACGAACAGGGCCGTTACGAGGAGTGCGACACCCTGCTGGAGCGCGCCCTGCAGCGCCAGCCTCAGGCCGAGCTGGCCATTGCCCTGAGCCATGCTCAGTTGCAACAGGATCGCGGCGACACCGACGGCGCCCTGGTGACCCTCACGGCCATGCATGAACGCCACCCGCACAACCCTCAGGTGCTGCGCCAGTTGCAGCGCCTGCACCAGGTGCGTGGTGACTGGTCGGCGCTGATCCGCCTGATGCCTGAACTGCGCAAGGACAAGGTCCTGCCGCCCGCCGAGCTGGCCGAACTGGAGCGACGTGCCTGGGGGCAGAACCTCAGCCTGGCGCCCTGGCGTGAAGGCGAGGGTGCGCAGGCAACTGGCCTGGCCGCGCTGGACCAGGCCTGGAAAGCCCTGAGTTCCGCGCAGCGCCAGGAGCCGGCATTGGTGCTGGCCTATGCCGAGCAACTGCGCCGCCTGGGCGCTGAGGCGCAAGCTGAAGAAGTGTTGCGCGCCGCACTCAAGCGCGGCTATGACAGCCATCTGGCGCGCTTGTACGGGCTGGTGCGAGGCGCTGACAATTCCCGGCAGCTGCAGGCGGCCGAGGGCTGGTTGAAGGCGCACGCCGATGACCCCAGCCTGCTGCTGACCCTGGGGCGTATCTGCCTGCAGGGACGCCTGTGGGGCAAGGCCCGGGATTATTTGGAAAGCAGCCTGCGTCTGCAGCCCAACCCGGAAACCTGCGCCGAGCTGGCACGCCTGCTGGCCCAGCTGGGCGAAACCGAGCGCAGCAACCAGCTGTTCCAGCAAGGCCTGGGCATGCTCGACGAGCGCCTGTTGGCGCGCCCGCTACCGGCGCTGAGCCGCGCCTGA
- a CDS encoding disulfide bond formation protein B codes for MQLARTRVLLFLGFIASVLSLGAAFYLQYAVGLEPCMLCRWQRVLLAGCALICLVACLHRPAARGWNLYALSLLLAALAGSGVAGAQVWLQTSALEEKGLALGMLERILPAGPGDLHAELLHCAEINWSLFGISLPEWSLLLFIALMLPGLYALSGQVARRVRRRDQTSV; via the coding sequence ATGCAGCTGGCTCGCACGCGCGTTCTGCTTTTCCTCGGCTTCATCGCGAGCGTGTTGTCGCTGGGCGCGGCGTTCTACCTGCAATACGCAGTCGGCCTGGAGCCCTGCATGCTGTGCCGCTGGCAGCGTGTGTTGCTGGCCGGCTGTGCGCTGATCTGTCTGGTGGCCTGCCTGCATCGCCCTGCCGCCCGCGGCTGGAATCTCTACGCCCTGTCGTTGTTGCTGGCCGCCCTGGCGGGATCCGGTGTGGCGGGTGCGCAGGTCTGGCTGCAGACCTCCGCGCTGGAGGAAAAGGGCCTGGCGCTGGGTATGCTGGAGCGGATCCTGCCGGCGGGGCCGGGCGACCTGCATGCCGAGTTACTGCACTGCGCCGAGATCAACTGGTCGCTGTTCGGCATCAGCCTGCCAGAGTGGAGCCTGCTGCTGTTCATCGCACTGATGCTGCCCGGCCTGTACGCCCTTTCCGGGCAAGTCGCACGCCGGGTAAGGCGTCGGGATCAAACGTCCGTATGA
- the rsd gene encoding sigma D regulator, translating to MLESCENAQERWGGVNLLIDRWLHERHELIKAYDALGGAPASLGDHKAKQRFCQLLVDYVSAGHFEVYEQLSDEAKAFNDERGLELADTLFPRLEVITQFALAFNDRCDKRDSSDCASDFKKLGGLLHERFELEDCLIEVLHNAHREEASATA from the coding sequence ATGCTGGAAAGCTGTGAGAATGCTCAGGAGCGTTGGGGCGGGGTCAATCTACTGATCGATCGCTGGCTTCATGAGCGCCATGAACTGATCAAGGCCTACGATGCACTGGGCGGGGCGCCTGCCTCGCTTGGCGACCACAAGGCCAAGCAGCGTTTCTGCCAGTTGCTGGTCGACTATGTATCAGCGGGGCATTTCGAGGTCTATGAACAGCTGAGCGACGAGGCCAAGGCGTTCAATGACGAACGCGGCCTGGAACTGGCCGATACCCTGTTTCCCCGTCTGGAGGTCATCACGCAGTTCGCGCTGGCATTCAACGATCGTTGCGACAAGCGTGACTCGTCCGATTGCGCCAGTGACTTCAAGAAGCTCGGTGGACTGTTGCACGAGCGTTTCGAACTTGAAGACTGCCTGATCGAGGTGCTGCACAACGCTCATCGCGAAGAGGCCAGCGCCACCGCCTGA
- a CDS encoding FKBP-type peptidyl-prolyl cis-trans isomerase has product MPRYLLLPLFLLTPLAQAAQTAPSSDAHDLAYSLGASLGERMRQEVPDLDLAALIEGLKQSYQGKPLALKQERIDKILADHDAAMTQAEAAGTDSQTEAALAAERKFMDAEKTKPGVKELADGILMTELVKGSGPHPDANGRVQVQYVGRLPDGTVFDQSSQPQWFRLDSVISGWTTALQNMPVGAKWRLVIPSAQAYGAEGAGDLIDPFTPLVFEIELLAVGH; this is encoded by the coding sequence ATGCCGCGCTACCTGCTATTGCCGCTGTTTCTGCTGACGCCCCTGGCCCAGGCGGCGCAAACCGCTCCTTCCAGCGATGCCCATGACCTCGCCTACAGCCTGGGCGCGAGCCTGGGTGAGCGCATGCGCCAGGAAGTCCCGGACCTCGACCTGGCCGCGCTCATCGAAGGCTTGAAGCAGTCCTACCAAGGCAAGCCCCTGGCGCTCAAGCAAGAGCGCATCGACAAGATTCTCGCCGATCACGATGCCGCCATGACCCAGGCCGAAGCAGCGGGCACCGACTCGCAGACCGAAGCCGCACTGGCCGCCGAGCGTAAGTTCATGGACGCGGAAAAAACCAAGCCGGGCGTGAAGGAACTGGCCGACGGCATCCTGATGACCGAGCTGGTCAAGGGCAGCGGCCCGCACCCTGATGCCAATGGCCGGGTGCAGGTGCAATATGTCGGGCGCCTGCCAGACGGCACGGTGTTCGACCAGAGCAGCCAGCCGCAGTGGTTTCGTCTGGACAGCGTGATCAGTGGCTGGACCACGGCCCTGCAGAACATGCCGGTAGGCGCCAAATGGCGACTGGTAATCCCTTCGGCACAGGCCTACGGGGCCGAAGGCGCAGGCGACCTGATCGACCCGTTCACCCCGCTGGTGTTCGAGATCGAGCTGCTGGCGGTCGGGCATTGA
- a CDS encoding AlgP family protein: MSAKKKPVKTPLHLLQQLSGSLLEHLEEACAQALADAEKLLAKLEKQRVKAQEKLHKSRTKIQDAAAAGKTKAQTKAKSAVDELEALLDSLKDRQSETRTYIQHLKRDVQESLKLAQGVGRVQEAVGKVLSSREVKPAAKAPAKAAAAKPAAAKAPAKVAAAKPAAAKAPAKVAAAKPAAAKAPTKAAAAKPAAAKAPAKAAAAKPVAAKAPAKAAAAKPAAAKAPVKAAAAKAPAKVAAAKPAAAKAPAKAAAAKPAAAKAPAKAAAAKPAAAKAPAKAAAAKPAAAKAPAKPAASQAPAATAPAASKPETTPAATPVAANSATPGNNA; encoded by the coding sequence ATGTCGGCCAAGAAGAAGCCCGTAAAAACTCCATTGCATTTGCTCCAACAACTGTCGGGAAGCCTGCTTGAGCATCTGGAAGAGGCTTGCGCACAAGCCCTGGCCGATGCCGAGAAACTCCTCGCCAAGCTGGAAAAACAGCGCGTCAAGGCGCAGGAAAAACTGCACAAGTCGCGTACCAAAATTCAGGATGCCGCCGCTGCCGGCAAGACCAAGGCCCAGACCAAGGCCAAATCCGCTGTCGACGAACTCGAAGCCCTGCTCGATTCGCTGAAGGATCGTCAGAGCGAAACCCGTACCTACATTCAGCACCTCAAGCGCGATGTGCAGGAAAGCCTGAAGCTGGCACAGGGCGTTGGCCGCGTGCAGGAGGCTGTTGGCAAAGTGCTCAGCAGCCGTGAGGTCAAGCCTGCTGCCAAGGCACCGGCCAAAGCCGCTGCCGCCAAGCCTGCTGCTGCCAAGGCACCGGCCAAAGTCGCTGCCGCCAAGCCTGCTGCCGCCAAGGCGCCGGCCAAAGTCGCTGCGGCCAAGCCTGCTGCCGCCAAGGCGCCGACCAAAGCTGCTGCGGCCAAGCCTGCCGCTGCCAAGGCGCCGGCCAAAGCTGCTGCCGCCAAACCAGTTGCCGCCAAGGCCCCGGCCAAAGCTGCCGCCGCCAAGCCTGCCGCTGCCAAGGCTCCAGTCAAAGCCGCCGCCGCCAAAGCCCCAGCCAAAGTCGCTGCTGCCAAGCCTGCCGCCGCCAAGGCGCCGGCCAAAGCTGCTGCTGCCAAGCCCGCTGCCGCCAAGGCCCCGGCCAAAGCCGCTGCTGCCAAGCCTGCCGCCGCCAAGGCGCCGGCCAAAGCTGCTGCTGCCAAGCCTGCCGCTGCCAAGGCGCCAGCCAAGCCCGCTGCCTCCCAGGCGCCAGCCGCTACCGCCCCTGCGGCCAGCAAGCCAGAGACCACTCCGGCCGCGACCCCTGTGGCCGCCAACAGCGCTACGCCAGGCAACAACGCTTAA
- a CDS encoding TIGR02444 family protein, whose amino-acid sequence MPADLWSFTLDFYARPGVEQACLRLQDEGADVCLLLCGVWLGKRGVACTPQRVDALVALAGPWQADVVTPLRGLRRQWRTAAQQDSALADLREQLKKLELQAERQLLARLQQLTREWPIDEATDVQDWLRTLCGPQACQEHDALQRLCAALEDAGGQA is encoded by the coding sequence ATGCCTGCGGATCTATGGAGTTTCACCCTCGATTTCTACGCCCGGCCAGGTGTCGAACAGGCCTGCCTGAGACTGCAGGACGAAGGTGCCGACGTGTGCCTGCTGCTGTGTGGCGTATGGCTGGGTAAACGGGGCGTGGCCTGCACGCCACAACGGGTCGACGCGCTCGTCGCGCTGGCCGGGCCCTGGCAGGCCGACGTGGTGACGCCGCTGCGCGGCTTGCGCCGGCAATGGCGCACGGCGGCGCAGCAAGACAGTGCACTGGCTGACCTGCGTGAGCAACTCAAGAAACTGGAGTTACAGGCGGAACGGCAACTGTTGGCGCGTCTGCAGCAGTTGACCAGAGAGTGGCCTATCGACGAAGCGACGGATGTGCAGGACTGGCTGCGGACCTTGTGCGGCCCGCAAGCCTGCCAGGAGCACGACGCACTGCAGAGGCTGTGCGCCGCGCTCGAAGACGCCGGGGGGCAAGCTTAA
- a CDS encoding ATP-binding cassette domain-containing protein translates to MIRIENLTLQRGPQRLLEGAELTLHAGQKVGLIGANGAGKSSLFALLRGELHPDSGDCRLPADWRIAHMRQEVDTLERLGVDYVLDGDVRLREIQRQLAEAEAAQDGTALARLHAEFDSADGYTADARARKLLAGLGFSNEQMERQVGSFSGGWRMRLNLAQALMCPSDLLLLDEPTNHLDLDAILWLEDWLKGYPGTLLLISHDRDFLDAVVDHVAHVEQRKIILYRGGYSAFERARAERLAQQQQAYEKQQAQRAHMEKYIARFKAQATKARQAQSRIKALERMEELSAAHVDSPFNFTFRESDKLSRPLLDLSEGRLGYGDKVILEKVKLQLAPGARIGLLGPNGAGKSTLIKNLAGELQPLAGRLQAGENLSVGYFAQHQLDSLDAKANPLLHLQRLAPTEREQTLRDFLGGFDFRGPRLEEPVVNFSGGEKARLALALIAWEKPNLLLLDEPTNHLDLEMRLALTMALQEFSGAVLVVSHDRHLLKSTTDNFLLVADGRVEEFDGDLDDYTRWLADYRQRNAPVSNAPANADKTDKKAQRQQAAALRQQLAPHKRKAEKLEQELGQVQEKLAVIEQGLADSAIYEAASKDKLRELLSEQARLKGREAELEEGWMEALEVLETMQAELEALS, encoded by the coding sequence ATGATTCGAATTGAAAACCTTACCTTACAGCGTGGTCCGCAGCGTCTGCTAGAAGGCGCTGAACTGACCCTGCACGCCGGCCAGAAAGTCGGTCTCATCGGTGCCAACGGCGCCGGAAAATCCAGCCTGTTCGCCCTGCTGCGTGGTGAGTTGCATCCGGATTCCGGGGACTGCCGGCTGCCCGCCGACTGGCGTATCGCACACATGCGCCAGGAGGTCGATACCCTGGAGCGCCTGGGCGTCGACTACGTCCTCGACGGTGACGTGCGCCTGCGTGAGATCCAGCGCCAACTGGCCGAAGCCGAGGCGGCTCAGGACGGCACCGCCCTGGCGCGCCTGCACGCCGAGTTCGACAGCGCCGACGGTTATACCGCCGACGCCCGTGCCCGCAAGTTGCTGGCTGGGCTGGGCTTCAGCAACGAGCAGATGGAGCGCCAGGTCGGCAGCTTCTCCGGTGGCTGGCGGATGCGCCTGAACCTGGCCCAGGCCCTGATGTGCCCCTCTGACCTGCTGCTGCTCGACGAACCGACCAACCACCTGGACCTCGACGCCATCCTCTGGCTGGAAGACTGGCTCAAAGGCTACCCCGGCACCTTGCTGCTGATCTCCCACGACCGCGACTTCCTCGATGCGGTGGTCGACCATGTCGCCCACGTCGAGCAGCGCAAGATCATCCTTTACCGTGGTGGCTACAGCGCCTTCGAGCGTGCACGCGCCGAACGCCTGGCGCAGCAGCAACAGGCTTACGAAAAGCAGCAGGCGCAACGTGCGCACATGGAAAAGTACATTGCGCGCTTCAAGGCTCAGGCCACCAAGGCGCGCCAGGCCCAGAGCCGCATCAAGGCCCTGGAGCGCATGGAAGAACTCTCCGCCGCTCACGTGGACTCGCCGTTCAATTTCACCTTCCGCGAGTCGGACAAACTGTCCCGGCCGCTGCTCGATCTGTCCGAAGGTCGTCTCGGCTATGGCGACAAGGTCATCCTCGAGAAGGTCAAGCTGCAACTGGCACCCGGGGCGCGCATCGGCCTGCTGGGCCCCAACGGTGCAGGCAAGTCGACACTCATCAAGAACCTCGCCGGTGAGCTGCAGCCGCTCGCTGGCCGCCTGCAGGCCGGGGAAAACCTGTCCGTGGGTTACTTTGCCCAGCACCAGCTCGACTCGCTGGATGCCAAGGCCAACCCGTTGCTGCACCTGCAGCGTCTGGCGCCGACCGAGCGCGAGCAGACCCTGCGTGATTTCCTCGGTGGCTTCGACTTCCGCGGCCCGCGCCTGGAAGAGCCGGTGGTGAACTTCTCCGGTGGCGAGAAGGCGCGCCTGGCTCTGGCGCTGATTGCCTGGGAAAAGCCCAACCTGCTGTTGCTCGACGAACCGACCAACCACCTCGACCTGGAAATGCGTCTGGCGCTGACTATGGCCTTGCAGGAATTCAGTGGCGCGGTACTGGTGGTGTCCCACGACCGGCACCTGCTCAAGAGCACCACCGACAACTTCCTGCTGGTCGCCGACGGCCGGGTCGAAGAGTTCGACGGTGACCTGGACGACTACACCCGCTGGCTGGCCGATTACCGTCAGCGCAATGCGCCGGTCAGCAATGCGCCGGCCAACGCCGACAAGACTGACAAGAAAGCCCAGCGTCAGCAGGCCGCTGCGCTGCGCCAGCAACTGGCGCCGCACAAGCGCAAGGCCGAAAAACTGGAGCAGGAGCTGGGCCAGGTGCAGGAAAAGCTCGCGGTCATCGAGCAGGGCCTGGCCGACAGCGCCATCTACGAGGCGGCCAGCAAGGACAAACTGCGCGAGCTGTTGTCAGAACAGGCCAGGCTCAAAGGCCGCGAGGCCGAGCTGGAAGAGGGCTGGATGGAAGCACTGGAGGTGCTGGAAACCATGCAGGCCGAGCTGGAAGCATTGTCGTAA
- a CDS encoding mechanosensitive ion channel family protein, translating into MEVFGWTVDAHWIEPIWLGVQTLLILLAGYLIQRVVGRFLTRLGERYPLPPELLMPVRGGLRWFIMGSAFVIVLGRLGVSATVLWTALSGFVAVAAVAFFAMWSVLSNLLCAVMIFTIGPFRIGDVVELVDTLDKPGVKGRVTAINLMFTTLIELPEQGGALVQVPNSQFFQKAVRRWRGTDVIPQVIADRPSAEAK; encoded by the coding sequence ATGGAAGTATTCGGATGGACCGTGGACGCACACTGGATCGAGCCGATCTGGCTGGGCGTACAGACCCTTCTGATCCTGCTGGCGGGTTACCTGATCCAGCGCGTGGTAGGACGGTTTCTGACCCGCCTGGGCGAGCGTTATCCGTTGCCGCCGGAGCTGCTGATGCCGGTTCGAGGCGGTTTGCGCTGGTTCATCATGGGCAGCGCCTTCGTCATCGTGCTGGGTCGCCTCGGTGTTTCGGCCACGGTGCTGTGGACCGCACTGTCCGGCTTCGTGGCCGTGGCGGCCGTGGCGTTCTTCGCCATGTGGAGCGTGCTGTCCAACCTGCTTTGCGCGGTGATGATCTTCACCATCGGGCCGTTCCGTATCGGTGACGTGGTGGAACTGGTCGATACCCTGGACAAGCCGGGGGTGAAGGGCCGGGTCACCGCGATCAACCTGATGTTCACCACCCTCATCGAGCTGCCCGAGCAGGGCGGTGCGCTGGTGCAGGTGCCCAACAGCCAGTTCTTCCAGAAGGCCGTGCGGCGCTGGCGGGGTACTGACGTGATTCCCCAGGTCATTGCCGACCGGCCCTCTGCCGAAGCGAAATGA
- a CDS encoding LysE family transporter, whose product MTLETWLAFFAACWVISLSPGAGAIASMSCGLQYGFWRGYWNALGLQVALVVQIGIVAAGLGAVLAASELAFNLIKWFGVLYLIYLGVRQWRAQPAELSQDSAERPIGRPLTLVLRGFLVNISNPKALVFMLAILPQFIDPSAPLLAQYLIITLTMVAVDSLVMAGYTGLASRVLRLLRTPRQQKRLNRTFASLFVGAAGFLATLHRGTA is encoded by the coding sequence ATGACGCTTGAAACATGGCTGGCCTTCTTTGCCGCCTGCTGGGTAATCAGTCTTTCGCCGGGGGCCGGGGCGATTGCCTCGATGTCCTGCGGCCTGCAGTACGGCTTCTGGCGTGGCTACTGGAATGCCTTGGGCCTGCAGGTGGCGCTGGTGGTGCAGATCGGCATCGTGGCGGCGGGTCTGGGAGCGGTGCTGGCTGCCTCGGAACTGGCCTTCAACCTGATCAAGTGGTTCGGTGTGCTGTACCTGATCTACCTCGGCGTGCGGCAGTGGCGCGCGCAGCCTGCCGAACTCAGCCAGGACTCAGCCGAGCGCCCCATTGGCCGTCCTCTCACGCTGGTGCTGCGCGGCTTTCTGGTCAACATCAGCAACCCCAAGGCGCTGGTGTTCATGCTGGCCATCCTGCCGCAGTTCATCGACCCGAGCGCGCCGCTGCTGGCCCAATACCTGATCATCACCCTGACCATGGTCGCCGTGGATTCGCTGGTCATGGCCGGCTACACCGGCCTGGCGTCGAGGGTCCTGCGCCTGCTCAGGACCCCACGCCAGCAGAAGCGCCTGAACCGCACTTTCGCCAGCCTGTTCGTCGGCGCAGCCGGGTTCCTGGCGACCTTGCATCGCGGAACGGCCTGA
- a CDS encoding penicillin-binding protein activator LpoB produces MRAWIGIIGLLCAFGVQAAPKVAVADMAFQERVEQYIRTVSARVNESAHANAYSAGYHGSASYDSYEARYSYIEQGELRKFSGDIKGEILKSGMFQLVQGTPYTASSKEDVYDVIRRIKNGNFKGADYVLFGTVSDIDFRQDINELANTDSYSAVLGITLVADFSLINTRTFEITSAFTAMGEGQDTKLVNSRDIKVSLNRGRVVRDVSKSIGVDVTRQLREQLRGEVEWVEQPMPQNTLPRDEAPRILR; encoded by the coding sequence ATGCGTGCATGGATCGGCATCATCGGCCTGCTGTGTGCCTTCGGCGTGCAGGCCGCGCCCAAGGTCGCGGTAGCGGACATGGCCTTCCAGGAACGTGTGGAGCAGTACATTCGTACCGTCTCTGCGCGGGTCAACGAAAGTGCGCATGCCAACGCCTACAGCGCCGGCTACCACGGTTCGGCCAGCTACGACTCGTACGAGGCCCGCTACAGCTACATCGAGCAGGGTGAGCTGCGCAAATTCAGCGGCGACATCAAGGGCGAGATTCTCAAGTCCGGGATGTTCCAGCTGGTGCAGGGCACGCCCTACACCGCCAGCTCCAAGGAAGACGTCTACGACGTGATCCGGCGGATCAAGAACGGCAACTTCAAGGGCGCCGACTACGTGCTGTTCGGCACCGTGTCGGATATCGACTTCCGCCAGGACATCAACGAGCTGGCCAACACCGACAGCTACTCGGCGGTGCTGGGCATCACCCTGGTCGCCGACTTCAGCCTGATCAACACCCGCACCTTCGAGATCACCTCGGCCTTCACGGCGATGGGCGAAGGCCAGGACACCAAGCTGGTCAACAGCCGCGACATCAAGGTCTCGCTCAACCGTGGCCGCGTGGTGCGCGATGTGTCCAAGTCGATCGGCGTGGACGTTACCCGCCAGCTGCGCGAGCAACTGCGCGGCGAAGTGGAATGGGTCGAGCAACCCATGCCACAGAACACCCTGCCCCGTGACGAGGCGCCGCGCATCCTGCGTTGA